In Paracoccus fistulariae, a single window of DNA contains:
- a CDS encoding FAD binding domain-containing protein, which yields MKPAIFDHLHPTTTQDALKALAMGGKAMGGGQSLGPMLNLRLARPDSVVGLSAIPGMTDIREERGKIILGAGVTHARIEDNDCAIDLPPMLRHVARGIAYRAVRNRGTVGGSIAHADPAADWISAMTALDAELVLQDGAGKQRRIAVAGFMLGAYRTQLAPGEIITSVEIRSQMRDAHWGYYKICRKVGEFADAIGALVIHPSSRFIRLVAGATGAQPLILTQLGAEIAASAQRPREQAIRDALGTNLPGLDPVKLHLMTTALDRCIQKVIPA from the coding sequence ATGAAGCCCGCCATTTTCGACCATCTTCACCCCACCACCACGCAGGATGCGCTGAAGGCGCTGGCCATGGGCGGCAAGGCCATGGGCGGCGGTCAGTCGCTGGGCCCGATGCTGAACCTGCGCCTGGCCCGCCCGGACAGCGTGGTCGGCCTCTCGGCCATTCCGGGGATGACCGATATCCGCGAAGAGCGGGGCAAGATCATTCTGGGCGCGGGCGTCACGCATGCCAGGATCGAAGATAACGATTGCGCCATCGACCTGCCGCCGATGCTGCGCCATGTGGCGCGCGGCATCGCCTATCGCGCGGTCAGGAACCGGGGCACGGTGGGCGGGTCCATCGCCCATGCCGACCCGGCCGCCGACTGGATCAGCGCCATGACCGCACTGGATGCGGAACTGGTGCTGCAGGATGGCGCAGGCAAGCAGCGCCGGATCGCGGTCGCGGGCTTCATGCTGGGCGCATACCGCACGCAGCTTGCACCCGGCGAGATCATCACCAGCGTCGAAATCCGGTCTCAGATGCGCGACGCGCATTGGGGCTATTACAAGATCTGCCGCAAGGTGGGCGAATTCGCCGACGCCATCGGCGCGCTGGTGATCCACCCCTCCTCGCGCTTTATCCGGCTTGTCGCCGGCGCGACCGGGGCGCAACCGCTGATCCTGACCCAGCTTGGCGCCGAAATCGCCGCCAGCGCGCAGCGCCCGCGCGAACAGGCAATCCGCGACGCGCTTGGCACCAATCTGCCGGGGCTTGATCCGGTAAAGCTGCATCTTATGACAACGGCGCTTGATCGCTGCATCCAGAAGGTAATTCCCGCATGA